In one Molothrus aeneus isolate 106 chromosome 8, BPBGC_Maene_1.0, whole genome shotgun sequence genomic region, the following are encoded:
- the INA gene encoding alpha-internexin has protein sequence MLAGRWARPGAEPEALRERGAEPRRARGSEKEQLQGLNERFSGYIERVRALEERNRALAAELAALRQRSDEPRRLGQLLGGELRALRARLEEAHGERAQAALERARLAEETQRLRARCEEEARSRAEAERALRSRQQAAEAASRASADLERRAEALQEELAALRSAHAEHLAELGAALPAAAPPPAPRPDLAAALRELRAQYEALAARNLQAAEDWYRARCARLHERAARSQEAVRASRREAGECRRQLQARLVEMESLRGAHQSLERQLQELEERHNAEAAGLQDTIGQLEDDLRNTKNEMARHLREYQDLLNVKMALDIEIAAYRKLLEGEETLFNIGSGGLTSLNSLPSPTYSFQPRSFSSSTLSFKEEEQGEVIKVTSKISSSRAEVIEGTITSVKKRGRLNLHGGILANAKM, from the exons ATGCTGGCGGGCCGGTGGGCGCGCCCGGGCGCGGAGCCGGAGGCGCTGCGGGAGCGCGGCGCGGAgccgcggcgggcgcggggcagcgagaaggagcagctgcagggcctcaACGAGCGCTTCTCCGGGTACATTGAGCGGGTGCGGGCGCTGGAGGAGCGGAACCGGGCGCTGGCGGCGGAGCTGGCGGCGCTGCGGCAGCGCTCGGACGAGCCGCGccggctggggcagctgctgggcgGGGAGCTGCGCGCCCTGCGCGCCCGGCTGGAGGAGGCGCACGGGGAGCGGGCGCAGGCGGCGCTGGAGCGGGCGCGCCTGGCCGAGGAGACGCAGCGGCTGCGGGCGCGCTGCGAGGAGGAGGCGCGGAGCCGCGCCGAGGCGGAGCGGGCGCTGCGCTCCCGGCAGCAGGCGGCCGAGGCGGCCTCCCGCGCCAGCGCCGATCTGGAGCGGCGGGCGGAGgcgctgcaggaggagctggcgGCGCTGCGCAGCGCCCACGCCGAGCACCTCGCCGAGCTGGGCGCCGCGCtcccggccgcggccccgccgccggccccgcggcccGACTTGGCCGCCGCGCTGCGGGAGCTGCGCGCTCAGTACGAGGCGCTGGCGGCCCGCAACCTGCAGGCGGCCGAGGACTGGTACCGCGCCCGCTGCGCCCGCCTGCACGAGCGGGCGGCCCGCAGCCAGGAGGCCGTGCGCGCCAGCCGCCGGGAGGCCGGCGAGTGCCGCCGCCAGCTCCAGGCGCGCCTGGTGGAGATGGAGAGCCTGCGCGGCGCTCACCAGTccctggagaggcagctgcaggagctggaggagcggCACAATGCCGAGGCCGCTGGCCTGCAG GACACCATTGGACAGCTGGAGGATGACCTGAGAAACACCAAAAATGAGATGGCTCGGCACCTGAGGGAGTACCAAGACCTGCTCAATGTCAAGATGGCCCTTGATATCGAGATAGCTGCCTACAG gaagctgctggagggagaGGAGACCCTCTTCAACATAGGAAGTGGCGGCCTTACATCTCTCAAttctctccccagccccacttACTCCTTCCAGCCAAGGAGCTTTAGTTCCTCTACTCTGTCCTTCAAAGAGGAGGAGCAAGGAGAGGTTATTAAAGTGACCTCTAAAATATcatccagcagggctgaggtgaTTGAGGGGACCATAACCTCTGTCAAGAAGCGAGGGAGGTTAAACCTGCATGGAGGAATCCTTGCCAATGCAAAGATGTAA